From the genome of Mycobacteriales bacterium:
ACCAACCCGGTCTGCGGGTCGAACGCGCCTCCCGGACTGTGCAGCCGGTCCGCGTCGTCCGCCTCGGCCGGCGCGTAGCCGAAACCCTTGCGAGTCACGCAGTGCACGATGACCGGGCCGCCGAAGTCCCGAGCCCGACGCAGCGCACTCTCCACCGCCTCGATGTCGTGCCCGTCGATCGGGCCGACGTATTTCAACCCCAGGTCCTCGAACAGGCCCTGCGGGGCGAGGACGTCCTTGATGCCCTTCTTCAGTCCATGCAAGGCCTCGTAGAGCGGCGGGCCGACCACCCGGGTCCGGCTGAGCACCGACTTGACCAGGTCGAGCGCCTGCTCGTATCCCTGGGTCAGCCGCAGCGCCGCCAGGTGGTCGGCGACGCCTCCGACGGTCGGGGCGTAGGAGCGGCCGTTGTCGTTGACGACGATGATCACCGGGCGATGCGGGGCGGCGGCGATGTTGTTCATCGCCTCCCAGCACATCCCGCCGGTCAGCGCGCCGTCCCCGACCACGGCGACCACGGCACGATCCGGTTCGCCGCGCAGCGCGTATGCCTTGGCCAGCCCGTCGGCGTAGGACAGCGCCGTCGAGGCGTGCGAGTTCTCGATGACGTCGTGCTCGGACTCGGCACGGCTCGGATAACCGGACATCCCGCCGGCCTGGCGCAACGCGACGAAGCCGGCCTGGCGCCCGGTCAGGATCTTGTGCACGTACGCCTGGTGTCCGGTGTCCCACAGGATCCGGTCCCGGGGCGAGTCGAACACCCGGTGCAGGGCGATGGTCAGCTCCACCGCCCCGAGGTTCGGCCCGAGATGTCCGCCGGTCCGGGACACCGACGTGATGAGGAAGTCGCGGATCTCGGTCGCCAGCCGCGGGAGGTCGGCGGCCCCCAGCCGCTTGAGGTCGGCCGGACCCTGGATCGACTCGAGCAGCGTCACCGGACGAGTCTAAGCTTCGCCCCGACCCGCCCGGCCCGCGTCACAGCCGGGGCACGTACCGCCGGCCGCGCAATGCCGACTCGATCAGGTCGACCGCATGCGCCGCCGTCGCCAGCCGGCCGACCTCCCGCTCGTACACCGACACCGCCGCGTCGACCACCTCCGGTGCGACCACCGGCGCCAGGGCGGCTCGCGCCCCGGCCAGCCCCCGCCGGGAAGCCTCGACCGCGGCGGCGAGATGGCCGGCGGCGAACCGGGCGAGCACGATCGGGTGCCGGCGAAGCACCTCGTATCCCCGGTAATCCGCCGGACACTGGTCGAACAGCCAGCCGACCGCCGTACCTTCCCAGTCCGGACTGCCCGGCGTTCGGACGCCGGGCGGCCAGCCCGGCGGCAGTTGGGTCACCGGGGCTCCGGGACCAGCAGCCCGATGCACTCGACGTGTCCCGTCATCGGAAAGGCGTCGAACGCGCGCAACCCGGTCAGCCGGTAACCCTGCGCGGCAAACGACGCGACGTCGCGCGCCAAGGCGGAAGGGTCGCATGCCACGTAGGCGACGGCCCGCGGCCGCAGTCCGACTATCGCCGCGACGACCGCCGCGCCGGCGCCGGCTCGCGGCGGGTCGAGCACGACCACGTCGCTGCGTCCGAGGGAGCCGAGCCGCCGCGGGTCGACCCGCGCGTTGAGGACCTGGACCTGTGGCAGGTCGGCGAGGTTGACGGCCGCGTCGGCGGCCGCGTCACGGTCGGACTCGACGGCGGTGACCCGCCCCTCGGCCCCGACCCGTTCGGCGAGCGCTGCCGCGAAGAGGCCGACCCCGCTGTAGAGATCCACCGCCCGCTCCCCGGGTCGCGGCGCGAGGAACGCACAGACGGCGGCGCTGAACGTCTCCGCGGCCGCCGGGTGAACCTGCCAGAAGCCGCGGCCGCTGACTCGGAACTGCCGCCCGAAGGCACGCTCGCGGACCCCGGGTCGGCCATGGCGCGCGAGCGGCCCGTCGCGGCCGACGGTGAGCAGGGCATGCGCGGCGTCGAGCGGCGGAGTGAACGGCTCGACCCCGCCGGAGGCCGCGGTGACGACGACGGCACGGTCCCGCGTGGCCGCCGCGACGGCGACCTCGACGAGGGCGGCCCCGGGCCAGCGACGACGCTCCACCCCGAGGTCTTCGACGAGTGGATGGGCCAGCGGGCATGCGGTCAGGGGCTCGATCTCGTGCGAGCGGTGCCGGCGCAGACCGACCACCGCGTCCGCTCCGACGGCGAACTGCACCCTGGTGCGCCAGCCGAGACCGTCTGGGCAGCCGGCCAGGGCCTCGACCTCGACCTCGACGTCCAGGCCGGCGAGCCGACGCAGTTGCTCACGGATGACGGCCGCTTTCCCGGCGCGTTGTGCCGGCAGCGCAGCGTGCTGCCAGTCGCAGCCCCCGCACCGCCCTGGTCCGGCGTGCTGGCACGGCGGTGAAACCCGGTCCGGCGAGGCCCGGAGCACCTCGACGGCGTCGGCCCTCGCGTACCGCGCCCGTTGCTCGGTGATCCGGGCGCGGACCAGCTCACCGGGTAGCGCGTGGCGGACGAAGACCACCCGGTCACCGTCTCGCGCCACACACATCCCCCCGGATGCGACCGGCCCCACCTCGAGATCGAGTTCGGGCTGCCCGCCGGTCACGCGTCGGGCAGCAGGATGAGCCTCGGGTTGCGCATCGCAAGCCGACCCTCGTAGGTGGCGACCATGCCTTCCACCCTGACCCGCCGCCCCGGCGCCACGCCACGGATCTCGCGCCGGCCGAGGAAGACGAGCGACACCCCTCCGGTGTCGTCCGCGACGACCGCCTCGAGCACCGGGGCCTCGTCTTTCGGTCGCACCTCGACCGACCGGATGCGCCCCTCGATGCGGGCCCGTTCCCGATAGCGAAGCTGGTTGATGGCGACCACCCCGTCCGGCCGGGCCGGCGTCCTGGCCGCCTCACCCGATTCCACCCGGGCGGCCCGGCGCCGCCCGGAGTCCTCGGCGGCCGCGAACTCCTGCTCCATGGTCAGCCGCTTATGCGACGCGGTGTGCACCGGAGGCAGCCGCGGGTCGAACGGCACGATGGTGGCCGCCGCGTGGGGGACCCGGCTCACCGTGGCCGCGATCCGGTCGGCCGTGCGGTCGTGCAGGAGCCGGCCGATCAGTGGCGAGTACGACCGCCGGGGCAGCAGCACGGTCGCCTCGGTCACGCCGTCGTCGACCTCCCCCACTACCAGTTCGAGGGCGGTCCGGCGGATCCGGCGGTCGGGGCAGTCGTGCAGCTCGAGATTTATCCCACCGTGCTCGAGCCGGCCCCACCGGTCGGCGAGGGTCTCGGCCCGAGCCGAGTCGAGGACGATGTGCACCGCTCGAATCTCGCTCGGCCGCAAGCCGCGGGCATAGCGGACCGCCCGCAGGGTCGCAAGATCGAGGCTGTCGACGAAGACGAGCACCACATGGCGGCGGAAGTTCGGTTCGACATCGAGTCGCGGGGCGAACGTCCGATATGCCTCGGCCTCGTCGCGGTACTGGCGGTTCAGCCGGATCAACACGTAGACCATGATCGGGAAGATCACCACCACGAGCCACGCGCCCTGGGTGAACTTCGTCACCGCGAAGATGAGCACGATGAACCCGGACAGCGCCGCGGACGTCAGGTTGATCGAGAGCTTGCGCCGCCAGCCGGCCTCCCTCGTGCGCAGGTGGTAGCGGGACAACCCGGCCCCGGCCATCGCGAACCCGGTGAATACCCCGATCGCGTAGAAGGCGATCAGGGAGTCCACCTTGGCTCGGGTCGCGATGAGCAGCGCGACCGACACGACGGCGAGCACCACGATCCCGTTGGAGAAGGCCAGCCGGTGCCCCCGATGGGTGAGCTGGCGAGGCAGGAACGCGTCTTCGGCGACGAAACTGGCGAGGAACGGGAAGCCGTTGAAGCTGGTGTTCGCTCCGGTGTAGAGGATGAGCATCGTGGAGAGCTGGACGAGGAAGAACAGGGTCTTGCCAGCCAGGCTCGTTCCGAGCACGTCGTGCGCCACCTGCGAGATGACCGTCGGAGTCCCGCTCCGGTAGGGCACCGCGTGGGTGTAGTGGGTGAGAACCGAGACCCCGGTGACGAGCGAGCCGAGGATCGCGCACATGACCACCAACGTCCGCCGGGCATTCCTCCCCTCGGGCGGGCGGAACGCGCTCACGCCGTTGGAGACCGCCTCGAGCCCGGTGAGCGAGGACCCACCGTTCGCGAAGCTCCGCAGCAGGTAGAAGATGCCGAGTCCGGTGAGGATGCCGTGGCTCTTGTTGATGACACCGATCGGACCGTGCAGCGGGATCGGGTGCGGGTGCAGGTGACCGGTGGCGAGCTCGACGAGTCCGATGACCACCACGAGGCCGAGGGAGACCGAGAAGAAGAAGGTGGGAAAGGCGAAGGCCCGCCCGGCTTCGCGGATTCCGCGCAGGTTGCCGTAGGCCAGCAGGGCGACGACCCCAACCGTTATCCACGTCTCGGACGGGGCGAGCCGGGACAGCGCCGGGTAGGAAACGACCGCGGCCGTCCCGGCCGCCGTCTGGACCGCAACCGTCACGGTGTAGTCGATGAGCAGCGCCACGGCCGCGACCTGGGCGACCCCGGGCCCGAAGTTCTCCCGGGCGACAACGTAGGAGCCGCCGGCGCGGGTGTAGATCATGACTACTTCGCGGTAGGACAGCATCGTCACCACGAGGACGAAGATGACCGCGAGCGTCATCGGCAACAGCAGCGTGAATGCGGCCGCCCCGAACCAGGGCAGCAGGATGAGCAACATCTCCTCGGTCCCGTACGCCGAGGAAGAGATCATGTCCGGGGCGAGCACACCGAGCGCGACCGGATTTGCCAGCCGCTCTTCACGCAGCTGGGCAGTGGTCAGCGGCGCCCCGAGCAACCTGCGTTTGATCTGGTAGCCCAGGGTCTCCGGAAGCTCGGTCGTGAGCAACGGGATCGGCGCGGGTGAGGGTGGGGCAGGGTCGTCATCGTCGGGGGGCACGGACCAAATCATGCCGTCCCCGGTGTCGGCGTCGGCGTCAACCCGCTGACCAGCGACGCCCGGACGTATGCTCGACGCGCACTGCGGACCGGGGAACACCTCACGCACCCGCGGCTGGTTCCGGTCGCCGGCCTCGGGGCCGAGCGCACGGAGGCCGGAGATCCACGTCGTGATCATGGGCTGTGGTCGGGTGGGCTCCAGCCTGGCGCACAGCCTCGAGAAGCTCGAACACTCGGTGGCCATCATCGACCAGAACGCGGAGGCGTTCCGGCGGCTCGGCCCGGACTTCGGCGGCAAGACCATCACCGGGGTCGGGTTCGACCGTGACAAGCTCATCGAGGCCGGGATCGAGACCGCAGGTGCCTTCATCGCGGTGAGCAGCGGGGACAACTCGAACATCATCTCGGCGCGGGTCGCCCGGGAGAACTTCGGCGTAACGCGGGTGGTCGCTCGCATCTACGATCCGCGGCGGGCCGAGATCTACCAGCGGCTCGGGATCCCCACGGTGGCAACCGTGCGCTGGACCGCCGACCAGATCCTGCGCACCCTGTTGCCGGAGGACGTCCACAGCGACTGGGTCGACCCGTCCGGGCACGTGATGCTGGCCGCCCTGCCCTTCAATGAGACCTGGATCGGGCGCCCGATCTCCGAGCTGGAACGCGAGACCGGCGAACGGGTGGCGTTCGTGACCAGGCTCGGGGACGCGCTGATCCCAGACCGGCAGACGATCATCCAGGAAGGCGACCGGGTCCACGTCTTGACCACCAAGGAACGGCTGGTCGCCGCCGGAACGCGCTGCAGCAAGCGGATCGAGCAGAACTGATGCGGGTAGCCATCGCGGGCGCCGGGAAGGTCGGCCGTTCGATCGCGGGCGAGCTTCTGGCGAACGGCCACGAGGTCCTGCTCATCGACAAGGATCCGAGCGTCGTCAAGGAGTCGCTCGCGGGAGCCCGCTGGTACCTTGCGGACGCCTGCGAGATCGCCTCGCTCGACGAGGCGGACCTCGACCGTTGCCAGGTGGCCATCGCCTCCACCGGCGACGACAAGGTCAACCTGGTCGTGTCCCTGCTCGCGAAAACCGAGTACGGCGTCCCGCGAGTCGTTGCCCGGGTCAACCATCCCAAGAACGAGTGGCTGTTCAACGAATCCTGGGGGGTCGACGTCGCCGTCAGCTCGCCCCGGCTGCTCTCGGCCCTCGTCGAGGAAGCGGTCACGGTCGGCGACCTGGTCCGGCTCATCTCCTTCCGGGAAGGTAAGGCGAGCCTCGTCGAGCTCACCCTCGCCGGCGAGGCGGACCTGGTCGGCGCGCGAGCCGGATCGGTGGACTGGCCGAGGGACACCGCATTGGTGGCGATCCTGCGCGAAGGCCAGGTGATCGTGCCGTCCCCCGACGATCCGCTGGAGGCCGGCGACGAGCTGATGTTCGTCGCGACCCCGGAGGCGGAAGACCAGCTCGAGCGCCTGCTCTCGACCGGATCCGAGGGCGACCTCAGCGGGTCTCGGTGATCTCCGGGCCGCGCCGAAACGGATCTATGCCGGGGCGCGCCGCCTCGGGTGCCTCGGCCAGGCCGAGGGCCGCCTTCGCGTCCCGGGGCAGGACCAGCGGGATCGGGTCGCGGGGGGCCATCGCCTCCCCACCCCGGTCGACGACGATGCCGCGGAAGGCGTCCTCCAGCCGACGGGCCTGACCGGGGTCCGTCGCCGCGACGCCGGTGAGCAGCCCGCGCAGGAACCAGCGGGGACCGTCGACACCGAGGAAGCGCACCGCCTGGCCCCCGGAGCCGGGGGCGGGCGCGCGGCCGCGCAACTCCACGCCGAACGGCCCGGTCACCTCTTCCGCCGCACCACCTGAACCGCGGAGCGACTCGGCGATCTCGGCGCGGACGTCGGCCCAGATCCCGGCCGACTTCGGCGCGGCGAAAACGCTGACCTGAAGCATGCTGCGACCGTCGACGAAGGTAACGGCCAGGACCTGCTGACTCGCCGGGTCCAACTCCATCCGGACCTCGATCCCATCCGGGGTCGGGATCCTGATCGGTCCGAAGTCGAACCGGGCGAGCGCCGCGTCGAATTCGTCGTTGATGTCCCAGGGACCGGCGGGTCGACCGGGTACCGGGTCGAGGTCCGCACCTTCCCCGGCCGCGCCCGGCCCGACCGCCCCATCGTCAGCCGCCCCATCGTCAGCGGCGGCGTCGTCAGCGGCGGCATCGTCGAGGCCGTCGTCGTCAACCACCTCGCGTCGGCGACGGAACACGACTACCTCCCGTTCCCGGCGGCGCTGCCGCCGGTCGACCCGAAGCCCCCGTCGCCACGTGCGGATCCGGGCAGCTGTTCCACGTCGGCGAACGTGACCCGTTCCACCCGCTGCACAACGAGCTGCGCGATCCGGTCGCCGCGGGCAAAGCGCACCGGAGCCACCGGGTCAAGGTTCACGACGATCACCTTGATCTCCCCACGGTATCCGGCGTCCACCGTGCCGGGTGAGTTGACCAGCGCCACCCCGGCGCGCGCAGCCAGGCCGGAGCGGGGGTGGACGAACGCCGCGTAACCCTCCGGGAGCGCGATCGCCACGCCGGTCGGCAGGACCGCACGCTCCCCGGGGGCCAGCTCGACGTCGACGGTGGTCACGAGATCCGCGCCCGCGTCCCCGGGATGGGCGTATGTCGGCAGCGGCACCCCGGCGTCCAACCGGCGGATCGGCACGGTGATCTTCGGGGTCATGGCTGGTCGGTAGAACCCAGGGCCCGCACGAAGCGTGAGCCTACCGAGCGTCATCGGTTGCCGGCCCGCCCCAGCCCTGTGGCACCCTCAAAACCGTGTCGGACTACCGGGAACGGCTGGCCACCCCATGGTGGTGGTGGCTCGCGGTCGTGGGCGTCGTCGCCGTCCTGGGGGCCGAGCTGTACACCGGGGTCGACCTGGTCTGGGACCTGTCGGGGTTCGCCGCCGTGGGAGTGGCCGCGGTGGCCCTGCTGGCCGGGCTGGGGCGCACTCGGATCGAGGTGTCCGGGGTCACGCTGACCGCGGGTCGGGCCCGGATCCCGGTCCGGATGCTCGGCGCGCCACTCGTCCTCGACCCCGACCTCCTCCGCCACCAGATCGGCCCCGAAGCCGACCCGACCGCCTACCTGATGGTGCGCTGGTGGGTGCGCCAGGCGGTCCGGCTCGACGTGCTCGACCCGGACGACGACACCCCGTACTGGATCGTGTCGACAAGGCATCCGATGGAGCTCGCCGCCGCGGTCGAAGCCGCGAAGGCGCGGGAAGCGGCTGGCCGGCCGCAAGATGCCCCCGCCGCCTAGCCGATCGCCTGACCCAGCGCGGTCGCCAGATCCCCGCATGGTTCGACGTCCACGGACCCGCATCCCAACCAACCCGCGACGCCGCGCAACTCCGCCGCCAACGCGGTCGCGGTCGGCTCCGCCGCGGCGGACGGTTCCAGCCACGCCGCCCGCACGCGCAGCACCCCGGCCGCCCGGTCGGTCTTGAGGTCGACCCGCGCGGCTAGCTGCTCGCCGAGCAGGAAGGGCAGTACGTAATAGCCGTGCACCCGCCGGGGCGCCGGGACATAGATCTCAACCCGGTAGTCGAAACCGAAGATCCGCCGCACCCGGGACCGCTCCCAAACCAGCGGGTCGAAGGGGCAGAGCAGCGCCGATGCCCGGACCGGCCCGGGCACGACCGTGTCCGGGAGGAGGTAACCAGGCGACCGCCAGCCCGCCACGGCGACCTCGACGAGCCGACCGGAGGTCACAAGCTCCCCTACCCGGGCGTGCGCCTCGGGCGCTTTGATCCGGTAGTAGTCGCCGAGATCGCCGGCGGTCGCGACCCCGAGTGCGCGAGCGGCCCGCAGCACCAGGGCGCGCTGCGCGGCGGCCTCGCTGGGCGTCGGAGCCTCCAGCACCGCCCTCGGCAGGACGCGCTCCGGCAGGTCGTAGAGGCGGGTGAAATTGCGCCGGCCGGAGCAGGTCACCGCACCGGTCCAGAACAGCCACTCGAGAGCCACCTTTCCCGCCCGCCAGTTCCAGCCCCATTGCCCGGACGGCCGGTCGCCGGCGCTCACCAGGTCCGCGACGGTGAGCGGGCCACTGGCTGCCACCTCCGCGAGAACCGACGAGATGTATTCCGGCTGCTCCCGGGCGAGCCGGGCAACCCCGCTCCAGGTGCCGAGTCCCTGCGCCGCCCGCGCCATCCGCCATCGGAACAGCGGGTGCAGCTCCACGGGAAGCAGCGACGCCTCGTGGCCCCAGTACTCGAATAGTTCGTGATCGCGGTAGGCGAGGGCATCCAGCCGTTCCCGCGGGTAGCCGCCGAGCCGGGACCAGGGCGGCAGGTAGTGCGCGCGGGCGAACACGTTCACCGAGTCGATCTGGAGCACCCCGAGCTCGCCGGCGACCCGGCGCAACGCGCCTAGCCCGGCCGGCCCTTTCGGCCGTGGTCGACGCAGCCCGGATGCGGTGAGGGCAAGCCGTCGCACATCACGACTCTTCAGCTCCAACGACGCGCCCGCCTACCGATCCGCCTCAGCGCACGAGATCACGCCGGCCACGCGCAATCCTGCACCGGGCGACGGGGCACAATGCCGGTCGACACGCCACCGCACACTCGAGGGCCGATGGAAAACCGCTGGGGACGCATCGACGCGTCCGGGACCGTCTACGTGACGTCACCGGACGGCGAACGGGCAGTGGGCTCGTGGCAAGCCGGACCGCCGGCCGAGGGGCTCGCCCATTTCGAGCGCCGGTTCGCCGAGCTGGAGGCCCAGGCGGCGCTGCTGAGCCAGCGCCTGGAATCGGGCGTCGCCGATCCGGCGGCGCTGCGGACAACGGCCCGCCGGCTGCGCGACTCGCTGCCGACCGCTAACGCGGTCGGCGACTTCGCCGGGTTGCACGGCCGGCTCGAGGAGTTCATCGCGCGAGCCGACGAGCAGGTGGCGACCGCCGCAGCCACCAGGGCCGCCCGCAAGGCGGAGGCTGTGGAGGCGCTTGGCCGGCTCGCGGCGGAGGCGGAGACGCTCGCGGCGAGCTCCCAGTGGAAGGCGAGCGGGGACCGGCTCCGCGCCCTCGGCGAGGAATGGAAGGCGGCCGCCCACGGCGTCGACCGCAAGGTCGCGACCCAGCTCTGGCAGCGTTTCGCCGCCGCCCGGGCGGAGTTCACCCGTCGGCGCGGCCAGCACTTCGCCGCCCTCGCTGTCGAGCGGCATGCCACGGAGGAACGCAAGACGGCGCTCGTCGTCGAGGCCGAAGGGCTGGCCGAGTCCAGCGACTGGACCGGTGCGGCCCGCCGGTTTCGTGAGCTCGTGACCGCATGGAAGGACGCCGGCCGAGCGGCGAAAGCCACCGAGGACGCGCTGTGGAACAGGTTCCGGGCCGCACAGCAGACCTTCTTCGGCCGGCGCGCGACCGCACTCGCCGAACGCGATGCGGTCCGGCGCGGCCAGCACAACGCGCGGGAGGAGCTGGTTGCCGCGGCGGAAGCCCTGGAGCCGAACACCGACCTGGCCGGCGCCAAGCGCCAGCTGCGCGAGATCCAGGAACGCTGGGCCGCGGCCGGACCGGTGCCGCGGGAAGAGCAGGCGGCATGGGATCGACGCTTCGCCGCGGTCGAGGACCGGGTCCGGTCGGCATCGGAGGAGCGGTGGGACCGGCCGAACCCGCAGACCTCCCCGCTCGTCGAACGGCTACGCGAGTCGGTCGCCAAGCTCGAGCGACGCGCCGAACGGGCCCGGGCAGCCGGCCGGGACGACGAGGCGGCCGAGGCCGAAGCCAAACTGTCCACCCAGCGCGAATGGCTGGCTCGGGCCGTACGTTGACCGCTACCGCGCCGGTGGCTTGCGGGGGGCGCGTCGGGTCCGCGCCGGGGTCGCGACGACGTCCACTTCTGGGGTGATGTCCACCGGGGCTGGCGGGGATGGCAGCGGGCGCGGGCGGCCGAACTGCGGCCTTACCTCGGCTGGGACGTCGCGCAGGTGCCAGCGAGCCAGGGCGGCGGCGGCCACCGCGAAGTAGGCGGTCGGGATCAGGCCGCGCAGGCTGGCCACCCGGTTACCGCCGTGGAAGACGCCGGGACCGGCGATCCGGAACAGCTGGTAGACGGCGATCACCGCCGTGACGGCGACGATCAGCACACACAGGAAGATGACCGCCGAACCGTAGCTGCGCCGGACCCGGCCGAGCGGACCGAGCGGGACCAGATCCTCGGCGCTGGCGCGGGCACCGGCCCGCTGGTGCACGAGGTAGAGGCCGCCGGCCACGGCGAGCACCAGCAGGCTGAGCACCGACTGCCGGGCCACCGCGTCACCCACCGGGTGTGACCCGGGACCTTGCCCCGGGGTCGCGCCGATCAGCTGGCACAGCCCGGCCACGAACGCGACGCTCGCGAATAGCCCGGCGAACAACGTGACGAACGAGGTGGCGAACAGGTAGACGAGCGTGGGACGGCGTCCGCTCGGATCCGGCTCCGCGCGGTTCGCCACGATGAGGATGACGAAGATCAGACCGAACAGGAGCGGGAGGAGGGCCGCCACGGCGATGCCGGCGGCCACCAGCGAGCCGGTGTTGGAGATCATGGGGAAACGGTAAGGGCTGATACCCGTCGCCCCGCCACGCCACGCCGCCATGCCACGATGCCGCGACGGAGACGTGGAAGGGTGACCCCATGGCCGCATCCTCGAAGGTCGGCTGGAAGGTGTACGGCGGTCTGTCCGGAGCGCTCGCCGGGCTCGCCGCCGAACGCGTGCTGCGGGTCGCCTGGCGGGCGCTGGCCGGTCATCCTCCGCCCGAGGAGCCGGGGAGTCCAGCCGTCCGCTGGGGCGAGGCGGCCGCCTGGGCCGGCGGGTCCGCGGCGGCGGTCGCGCTGGCTCGGCTGGCGGCGACGCGCCGGGCGGCCGCCTCCTGGCAGCAGGCCGCGGGGTCGCCGCCACCCGGACTCGGACCCCGCCGGTGAACCGGGAGGAGGAGCTGGCCTTCGCCGGGGTCGCCGGCCAGGCAGCCCGGCTCGCGGACGGCTCGGTCACCTCGGTCGGACTGCTCGACACCCTGCTCGGACGCATCGAGCGCCTCGATCCGGAGCTCGGGGCCTTTCGGGTGCTGCTCCCCGACGAAGCCCGGGCCGCCGCGGCGGCGGCGGACACGGCCCGGGCGGCCGGGGACCCACGGCCACTGCTCGGCGTGGCGGTGGCGGTCAAGGACAACGTCGACCTCGCCGGGGTGCCCACCCGCCACGGCACCGGCTCCCCGCAGCGCCCGGCGGCCACCGACGGCCCGACAGTCCGGCGGCTGCGCGACGCCGGTCTGGTCATCGTCGGAAAGACCAACCTGCCCGAGCTCGCGCTCTGGGCGGTGACCGCGTCCCCCTGGCAGCCGGTGACCCGCAACCCGTGGCGCACGGACCGGACGCCGGGCGGCTCGAGCGGGGGCTCAGCGGCTGCGGTGGCCGCCGGCCTGGTGGCTGCGGCGCACGCCACCGACGGCCTCGGCTCGATCCGGATCCCCGCCGCGTGGAGCGGGCTGTTCGGGCTCAAACCGAGCCGCGGTGTGGTCGCCCACGACGAACCCGACCACTGGCACGGGCTCTCGCACAGCGGTTTCCTCACCAGGACGGTTCTCGACACGGCGCTGCTGCTCGACGCCACCGGCTCCGGACCCGGCTTCGTCGCCGGCCTGAGCAGCGGACCCCGGCTGCGGGTCGGCTGGACCGACCGGCCGCCGACGCCGGGGGTCGGGGTCCACCCGGAGATCCGGGAGGCGCTAAGCGCCACCGTCCGGGCTCTCGTCGAATGCGGCCACGATGTCCGGCCGGTGCGACTGCCGCGCGCAGAGATCCTGCACGTGCTGCTGCCCCGCTATCTGCGTGGGGCCGCCGACGACCTGGCTCTGCTGGTCGACCCGGCGCGCACGCAGGCGCGGACCCGGGCGATGGCGCGGGCCGGCCGGCGGGTGCCCGCCCGGCTGCTCCGCGGGGCTCGCCGGTCCGGCGACCGGATCGGCGAGCGACTCGCGGCGACGACCTTCTCCGAGGTCGACGTGCTGATTCAGCCGAGCACCGCGCAGCTCCCGATCCGGGCGGACGCCTTCACCGGCCGCGGGGCGCTGCTGACCCTCGGTGGCTTTGGTCGGTCGGTGCCGTTCACCCAGCTGTGGAACATCACCGGCCAGCCGGCGGCCAGCCTGCCCGCGGCCGTGAGCCGCGCCGGACTGCCGATCGGGATCCAGCTGGTCGGGCGGCGCGGGGAGGACCGGCTCCTGCTCACGCTGGCCGCCGAGTTGGAGACGCACCTCGGCTGGTCCGGCCGGTACCCGCCGATGGCGGTCAGCGCGCCCTAACTGGGGTGGCCACCCGGTCGCGGAGGTAAACCGAGCGTGTCGAAGGGGTTGGATCGGTC
Proteins encoded in this window:
- a CDS encoding TRAM domain-containing protein, coding for MTGGQPELDLEVGPVASGGMCVARDGDRVVFVRHALPGELVRARITEQRARYARADAVEVLRASPDRVSPPCQHAGPGRCGGCDWQHAALPAQRAGKAAVIREQLRRLAGLDVEVEVEALAGCPDGLGWRTRVQFAVGADAVVGLRRHRSHEIEPLTACPLAHPLVEDLGVERRRWPGAALVEVAVAAATRDRAVVVTAASGGVEPFTPPLDAAHALLTVGRDGPLARHGRPGVRERAFGRQFRVSGRGFWQVHPAAAETFSAAVCAFLAPRPGERAVDLYSGVGLFAAALAERVGAEGRVTAVESDRDAAADAAVNLADLPQVQVLNARVDPRRLGSLGRSDVVVLDPPRAGAGAAVVAAIVGLRPRAVAYVACDPSALARDVASFAAQGYRLTGLRAFDAFPMTGHVECIGLLVPEPR
- a CDS encoding amino acid permease, with amino-acid sequence MPPDDDDPAPPSPAPIPLLTTELPETLGYQIKRRLLGAPLTTAQLREERLANPVALGVLAPDMISSSAYGTEEMLLILLPWFGAAAFTLLLPMTLAVIFVLVVTMLSYREVVMIYTRAGGSYVVARENFGPGVAQVAAVALLIDYTVTVAVQTAAGTAAVVSYPALSRLAPSETWITVGVVALLAYGNLRGIREAGRAFAFPTFFFSVSLGLVVVIGLVELATGHLHPHPIPLHGPIGVINKSHGILTGLGIFYLLRSFANGGSSLTGLEAVSNGVSAFRPPEGRNARRTLVVMCAILGSLVTGVSVLTHYTHAVPYRSGTPTVISQVAHDVLGTSLAGKTLFFLVQLSTMLILYTGANTSFNGFPFLASFVAEDAFLPRQLTHRGHRLAFSNGIVVLAVVSVALLIATRAKVDSLIAFYAIGVFTGFAMAGAGLSRYHLRTREAGWRRKLSINLTSAALSGFIVLIFAVTKFTQGAWLVVVIFPIMVYVLIRLNRQYRDEAEAYRTFAPRLDVEPNFRRHVVLVFVDSLDLATLRAVRYARGLRPSEIRAVHIVLDSARAETLADRWGRLEHGGINLELHDCPDRRIRRTALELVVGEVDDGVTEATVLLPRRSYSPLIGRLLHDRTADRIAATVSRVPHAAATIVPFDPRLPPVHTASHKRLTMEQEFAAAEDSGRRRAARVESGEAARTPARPDGVVAINQLRYRERARIEGRIRSVEVRPKDEAPVLEAVVADDTGGVSLVFLGRREIRGVAPGRRVRVEGMVATYEGRLAMRNPRLILLPDA
- a CDS encoding TrkA family potassium uptake protein, which translates into the protein MHVVIMGCGRVGSSLAHSLEKLEHSVAIIDQNAEAFRRLGPDFGGKTITGVGFDRDKLIEAGIETAGAFIAVSSGDNSNIISARVARENFGVTRVVARIYDPRRAEIYQRLGIPTVATVRWTADQILRTLLPEDVHSDWVDPSGHVMLAALPFNETWIGRPISELERETGERVAFVTRLGDALIPDRQTIIQEGDRVHVLTTKERLVAAGTRCSKRIEQN
- a CDS encoding TrkA family potassium uptake protein; its protein translation is MRVAIAGAGKVGRSIAGELLANGHEVLLIDKDPSVVKESLAGARWYLADACEIASLDEADLDRCQVAIASTGDDKVNLVVSLLAKTEYGVPRVVARVNHPKNEWLFNESWGVDVAVSSPRLLSALVEEAVTVGDLVRLISFREGKASLVELTLAGEADLVGARAGSVDWPRDTALVAILREGQVIVPSPDDPLEAGDELMFVATPEAEDQLERLLSTGSEGDLSGSR
- a CDS encoding DUF3710 domain-containing protein, whose protein sequence is MFRRRREVVDDDGLDDAAADDAAADDGAADDGAVGPGAAGEGADLDPVPGRPAGPWDINDEFDAALARFDFGPIRIPTPDGIEVRMELDPASQQVLAVTFVDGRSMLQVSVFAAPKSAGIWADVRAEIAESLRGSGGAAEEVTGPFGVELRGRAPAPGSGGQAVRFLGVDGPRWFLRGLLTGVAATDPGQARRLEDAFRGIVVDRGGEAMAPRDPIPLVLPRDAKAALGLAEAPEAARPGIDPFRRGPEITETR
- the dut gene encoding dUTP diphosphatase translates to MTPKITVPIRRLDAGVPLPTYAHPGDAGADLVTTVDVELAPGERAVLPTGVAIALPEGYAAFVHPRSGLAARAGVALVNSPGTVDAGYRGEIKVIVVNLDPVAPVRFARGDRIAQLVVQRVERVTFADVEQLPGSARGDGGFGSTGGSAAGNGR
- a CDS encoding DUF3093 domain-containing protein — encoded protein: MSDYRERLATPWWWWLAVVGVVAVLGAELYTGVDLVWDLSGFAAVGVAAVALLAGLGRTRIEVSGVTLTAGRARIPVRMLGAPLVLDPDLLRHQIGPEADPTAYLMVRWWVRQAVRLDVLDPDDDTPYWIVSTRHPMELAAAVEAAKAREAAGRPQDAPAA